One stretch of Muribaculum intestinale DNA includes these proteins:
- a CDS encoding glutamine synthetase III produces the protein MSKLRFKVVEEAFDRKAIPVETPKERPTEYYGKYVFNRQKMFEYLPKKTYDALVDAIDNKKTLSREVADSVAAGMKQWAIDNGARHYTHWFHPLTDGTAEKHDAFVEHDGKGGMVEEFTGKLLVQQEPDASSFPNGGIRNTFEARGYSAWDISSPAFILDKTLCIPTIFIAYTGESLDYKTPLLRALNSVDKAATAVARYFDPEVKHVNSFLGWEQEYFLVDEALYSARPDLVMTGRTLMGHESAKNQQLEDHYFGAIPSRVESFMLDLEIECHKLGIPAKTRHNEVAPNQFELAPIFEETNLANDHNLLLMSLIAEVARRHNFRVLLHEKPFAGINGSGKHNNWSLGTDKGVLLYAPGKTPKDNLQFITFVANTMAAVHRHNGLLKASIMSATNAHRLGANEAPPAIISIFLGSQLSEIFDKLEKSDSDDLIELAGKKGLKINVDQIPEIMVDNTDRNRTSPFAFTGNRFEFRAVGSSANCASAMIALNAAIAEQLMDFKTKVDARIAAGEGLDHALLAEVKEILRESKAIHFDGNGYSDEWKEEAGRRGLDCETSAPKIFDAYLSPSSIEMFSKTGVFTKLELEARNEVKWEMYTKKLQIEARVLGDLAINHVIPVAIRYQSVLTDNVFKLKTLFPNEKGDKLAAMDLDTIERISTHMATIMEEVKKMVNARKAANKIDDEREKAIAYHDNVLPCMDVIRYHIDKLELMVDDEMWPLPKYRELLFIR, from the coding sequence ATGTCAAAGTTGAGATTTAAAGTAGTGGAAGAGGCTTTTGACCGTAAAGCCATACCTGTGGAAACTCCCAAAGAGCGTCCGACAGAGTATTACGGAAAATACGTCTTCAACCGTCAGAAGATGTTTGAGTATCTTCCCAAGAAAACCTATGATGCACTTGTCGATGCTATCGACAACAAAAAGACCTTGTCTCGCGAAGTCGCCGACAGTGTGGCCGCAGGCATGAAGCAGTGGGCCATTGACAACGGTGCGCGCCACTACACCCATTGGTTCCATCCACTGACCGACGGCACCGCAGAAAAGCACGATGCTTTCGTTGAGCACGACGGCAAAGGCGGCATGGTCGAGGAATTCACCGGCAAGCTACTTGTACAACAGGAGCCCGACGCATCGAGCTTCCCCAATGGAGGTATACGCAACACATTCGAGGCACGAGGTTATTCGGCCTGGGACATATCGTCGCCTGCGTTCATCCTCGACAAGACTCTCTGTATCCCGACAATCTTCATCGCCTATACCGGCGAATCGCTCGACTACAAGACACCTCTGCTACGAGCCCTCAACAGCGTTGACAAGGCCGCCACAGCCGTAGCCCGATATTTCGACCCCGAGGTAAAGCATGTCAACTCGTTTCTGGGATGGGAGCAGGAATACTTCCTCGTCGACGAGGCTCTCTACAGTGCACGTCCCGACCTGGTGATGACCGGTCGCACTCTCATGGGACATGAAAGCGCCAAAAACCAACAGCTCGAAGATCACTATTTCGGTGCCATACCCTCACGTGTCGAATCCTTCATGCTCGACCTTGAAATCGAGTGCCACAAACTCGGCATTCCCGCCAAGACCCGCCACAACGAGGTAGCCCCCAACCAGTTTGAGCTTGCCCCCATATTTGAGGAGACCAATCTTGCCAACGACCACAATCTACTGCTGATGTCGCTCATCGCAGAGGTGGCACGCCGCCACAATTTCCGTGTACTCCTCCATGAGAAGCCATTCGCAGGCATCAACGGCTCGGGCAAGCACAACAACTGGAGCCTTGGCACTGACAAAGGTGTGCTGCTATACGCTCCCGGCAAGACCCCAAAAGATAATCTGCAGTTTATAACATTCGTGGCCAATACAATGGCGGCGGTACATCGCCACAACGGGCTGTTGAAAGCCTCGATTATGTCGGCTACAAACGCCCACCGTCTTGGAGCCAATGAGGCGCCCCCGGCTATCATATCCATATTCCTCGGCTCACAGCTGTCAGAAATATTCGACAAACTCGAAAAAAGCGACTCCGACGATCTCATAGAACTGGCAGGGAAAAAGGGCTTGAAAATCAACGTAGACCAGATTCCCGAAATCATGGTCGACAACACCGACCGCAACCGCACGTCGCCATTTGCCTTTACCGGCAACCGCTTCGAATTCCGTGCAGTAGGCTCGTCGGCCAACTGTGCCTCGGCCATGATTGCACTCAATGCCGCCATAGCCGAGCAACTGATGGACTTCAAGACAAAAGTCGACGCACGCATCGCCGCCGGCGAAGGTCTCGACCACGCTCTCCTTGCCGAGGTAAAAGAGATACTGCGCGAGTCAAAGGCTATACATTTCGACGGCAACGGATACTCCGACGAATGGAAGGAAGAAGCCGGCCGCCGAGGCCTCGACTGCGAGACATCGGCACCAAAGATTTTCGACGCATATCTTTCACCCTCAAGCATCGAGATGTTCAGCAAGACCGGAGTATTCACCAAGCTCGAGCTCGAGGCACGCAACGAGGTGAAGTGGGAGATGTATACCAAGAAACTCCAGATTGAAGCCCGCGTACTCGGCGACCTCGCCATCAACCATGTAATACCCGTGGCAATCCGCTACCAGTCTGTACTCACCGACAATGTGTTCAAACTCAAGACTCTATTCCCCAACGAAAAGGGCGACAAGCTCGCCGCAATGGATCTCGACACCATCGAACGCATATCAACCCACATGGCCACAATCATGGAAGAGGTGAAAAAGATGGTCAATGCCCGCAAAGCCGCAAACAAGATTGATGACGAGAGGGAAAAAGCCATCGCATACCACGATAATGTGCTCCCCTGCATGGATGTCATCCGCTATCACATCGACAAGCTCGAGCTGATGGTTGATGACGAAATGTGGCCACTGCCCAAGTACCGCGAACTGCTCTTTATCCGCTAA
- a CDS encoding LL-diaminopimelate aminotransferase, which produces MIRINDNFHRLAPTYLFTEVARRLKAYATANPDVDIIRMGIGDVTCPICPAAVEAMKKAADDQSDPSTFHGYGPEQGYEWLRRAIAEGDYMSRGVNVDIDEIFVSDGAKSDTGNIGDIISTECRVAVTDPVYPVYVDTNVMAGRAGTPTPDGCWSRISYLPCIAENAFIPALPTDSPDVIYLCYPNNPTGTTLTRDELARWVEYARAHGSLILFDSAYEAYITSPDVPHSIYEIEGAREVAIEFRSFSKTAGFTGLRCGYTVVPKELKGVAEDGTIVSLNSLWLRRQSTKFNGASYIIQRAAEALYTPEGHRQVADTIAYYMRNARILREGLEQMGLHVWGGIDAPYIWLRTPDSMSSWEFFDFLLNHCHVAGTPGSGFGPSGEGYFRLTAFGRYEDTVRAVERMRQLSVNE; this is translated from the coding sequence ATGATAAGGATTAACGATAACTTCCACCGGCTCGCGCCTACCTACCTTTTCACCGAAGTAGCCCGCCGACTTAAGGCCTACGCCACGGCTAATCCCGATGTGGATATAATCCGTATGGGCATAGGCGATGTAACGTGCCCGATATGTCCGGCCGCCGTTGAAGCAATGAAAAAAGCGGCCGACGACCAGAGCGACCCCTCCACATTTCACGGATATGGTCCCGAACAGGGTTATGAATGGCTACGCCGGGCCATAGCCGAAGGCGACTATATGTCGCGTGGAGTAAACGTGGATATCGACGAGATTTTCGTAAGCGATGGTGCCAAAAGCGATACAGGCAACATAGGTGATATCATTTCTACGGAATGCCGCGTAGCCGTCACCGACCCTGTATATCCGGTATATGTCGACACAAATGTAATGGCCGGACGTGCCGGTACACCCACCCCCGACGGATGCTGGAGCCGCATAAGCTATCTGCCGTGTATAGCAGAAAACGCATTCATACCGGCTCTCCCGACCGACAGTCCCGATGTAATCTACCTGTGCTACCCCAACAATCCCACAGGCACGACTCTTACCCGCGATGAACTCGCCAGATGGGTTGAATACGCACGTGCCCACGGTTCGCTTATATTATTTGATTCGGCCTACGAGGCATATATAACCAGTCCCGACGTGCCCCATTCAATATATGAGATTGAGGGTGCCCGCGAGGTAGCCATCGAATTCCGCAGTTTCTCCAAGACCGCCGGATTCACAGGGCTGAGATGTGGATACACCGTAGTACCTAAAGAACTGAAAGGTGTAGCGGAAGATGGTACCATTGTGAGTCTCAACAGCCTATGGCTACGCCGGCAATCTACAAAATTCAACGGTGCGAGCTACATTATACAGCGTGCAGCCGAGGCCCTCTATACTCCCGAAGGACACCGACAGGTAGCAGACACAATAGCCTACTACATGCGCAACGCAAGGATATTGCGCGAAGGCCTTGAGCAGATGGGACTGCATGTATGGGGAGGTATTGACGCTCCATACATATGGCTCCGCACTCCCGACAGCATGTCATCATGGGAATTTTTCGATTTTCTTCTCAACCATTGCCATGTGGCCGGTACCCCCGGCTCAGGCTTCGGCCCATCAGGCGAAGGATATTTCAGACTCACTGCATTCGGCCGCTACGAGGACACAGTGCGTGCGGTGGAGCGGATGCGCCAGCTTTCTGTAAATGAATAG
- the dapF gene encoding diaminopimelate epimerase, producing MIKEIPFTKMHGIGNDYIYIDCMERVPENLPQLAIEMSDRHTGVGGDGIILICPSECADFKMRIFNADGSEARMCGNGSRCVGRYVYESRLTDKTTVTLETLSGIKTLRLHPDRQGNITSVTVDMGIPVTAPVEVPVRFNAPRMVSENVPTSQGPVKITAVSMGNPHGVILVDSADNAPVEILGPELEHHVIWPDRANIEFVEVVNTTELRMRVWERGSGETMACGTGACASLVACVLNRLTERHAIIHLLGGDLEIEWNPDDSHVYMTGPAETVFNGTYRRLL from the coding sequence ATGATAAAAGAGATTCCATTCACCAAGATGCATGGCATAGGCAACGACTACATATATATCGACTGTATGGAGCGTGTGCCGGAAAATCTGCCACAGCTTGCCATCGAGATGAGCGACCGCCACACAGGTGTAGGCGGCGACGGAATCATCCTCATCTGTCCTTCGGAATGTGCCGATTTCAAGATGCGTATTTTTAATGCAGATGGCTCCGAAGCGCGAATGTGCGGCAACGGCAGCCGCTGTGTCGGACGCTATGTCTACGAATCCCGACTGACCGACAAGACAACCGTCACTCTCGAGACACTTTCAGGAATAAAAACATTACGTCTCCACCCCGACCGTCAGGGCAACATAACATCTGTCACAGTCGACATGGGGATTCCCGTGACCGCTCCAGTCGAAGTCCCGGTAAGATTCAATGCTCCCAGGATGGTCAGCGAAAATGTACCTACATCCCAAGGTCCGGTAAAGATTACAGCCGTATCAATGGGAAATCCTCATGGAGTCATATTGGTCGATTCTGCCGATAATGCCCCCGTAGAAATTCTTGGCCCGGAACTCGAACACCATGTCATATGGCCTGACAGGGCAAACATCGAGTTTGTCGAAGTAGTAAATACCACCGAATTGCGAATGCGCGTGTGGGAGCGTGGCAGCGGCGAGACAATGGCATGCGGCACGGGAGCATGCGCCTCGCTTGTGGCATGTGTACTCAATCGGCTCACGGAGCGCCACGCCATAATACATCTGCTCGGAGGCGACCTCGAAATAGAATGGAATCCTGACGACTCACATGTGTACATGACCGGACCGGCCGAAACCGTATTCAACGGCACCTACCGCCGACTACTATAG
- a CDS encoding DUF1846 domain-containing protein produces MKHGFDNEKYVKIQSSHIKDRIAKFGNKLYLELGGKLFDDHHASRVLPGFQPDSKLRMLSQLADHAEIVIVISAVDIEKNKVRQDLGITYDMDALRLRSEFQNRGFRVNSIVITHYNGQASADAFRQRLERMGIKSYVHYIIDGYPANVGLIASDDGFGRNDYIETEEPLVIVTAPGPGSGKMAVCLSQLYNEHKRGIEAGYAKFETFPVWNLSLRHPVNIAYEAATADLNDVNMIDPFHLDAYGEKAVNYNRDIEIFPVLDALFRGIYGANPYKSPTDMGVNMVGFCISDDDVCCDASRNEIIRRYFTALNRMALGESNDAEVNKIALLFNQAGIDLSYRKTIAAARARSKETGVPCSAIELADGTIITAKTSPLLGPSAALILNAIKHLAGIGHDVKLLPQDLIEPIQHTKINYLRSRNPRLHTDEVLVALSVLSPRDENCRRALEKLPELDGCQVHSTVMLGEVDHKIFKKLGVGLTCDPAKKK; encoded by the coding sequence ATGAAACACGGATTCGACAACGAGAAATATGTGAAAATCCAGTCCAGCCATATTAAGGACAGGATTGCAAAGTTTGGCAACAAACTTTATCTGGAGCTTGGAGGCAAGCTGTTCGACGACCATCATGCAAGCCGCGTGCTCCCCGGATTTCAGCCCGACAGCAAGTTGCGTATGCTGAGCCAGCTTGCAGATCATGCCGAAATAGTGATAGTAATCAGTGCTGTAGATATTGAAAAGAACAAGGTCAGGCAGGATCTCGGCATTACCTATGACATGGATGCCCTCAGACTTAGAAGTGAGTTTCAGAACCGGGGATTCAGAGTCAATTCAATCGTCATCACACACTACAACGGACAGGCCAGTGCCGATGCGTTTCGTCAGCGATTGGAACGCATGGGCATAAAGAGCTATGTTCACTACATAATTGACGGATATCCTGCCAATGTAGGGCTTATCGCCTCTGACGATGGCTTTGGCCGGAATGACTATATCGAGACTGAGGAGCCCCTGGTAATCGTGACAGCTCCGGGTCCGGGCAGCGGCAAGATGGCCGTGTGTCTCAGTCAGCTCTATAACGAGCACAAGCGCGGCATAGAGGCCGGATATGCCAAGTTTGAGACATTCCCGGTATGGAATCTGTCATTACGGCATCCCGTTAATATCGCATACGAGGCTGCAACCGCCGACCTTAATGACGTAAACATGATTGATCCATTTCATCTCGATGCATATGGAGAGAAAGCGGTCAACTACAATCGCGATATCGAGATATTCCCGGTGCTTGATGCTCTGTTCCGCGGCATCTATGGGGCGAATCCATATAAGTCACCTACCGACATGGGAGTCAATATGGTAGGATTCTGCATCAGCGACGATGATGTATGCTGTGATGCTTCGCGCAACGAGATTATCCGCCGTTACTTTACTGCGCTCAACCGCATGGCCTTGGGCGAGAGCAATGACGCCGAGGTAAATAAGATTGCGCTCCTTTTCAATCAGGCCGGCATAGACCTCAGCTACCGCAAGACTATAGCCGCTGCACGTGCACGCTCGAAAGAGACCGGTGTGCCATGCTCGGCGATAGAATTGGCCGACGGCACTATAATCACAGCCAAAACCTCGCCGTTGCTTGGCCCGAGCGCCGCGCTGATACTGAATGCCATCAAGCATCTGGCCGGCATCGGTCACGATGTAAAGCTGCTGCCGCAGGACCTCATAGAGCCCATACAGCATACTAAGATAAACTATCTGCGCAGCCGCAACCCACGCCTACATACCGATGAGGTGCTGGTGGCCCTGTCGGTACTGAGTCCGCGCGACGAAAACTGCCGCCGCGCGCTGGAGAAGCTACCCGAACTTGACGGATGTCAAGTGCATTCTACAGTAATGCTCGGCGAAGTCGACCACAAGATATTCAAAAAACTCGGAGTAGGGCTCACCTGTGACCCTGCAAAGAAGAAATGA
- the serC gene encoding 3-phosphoserine/phosphohydroxythreonine transaminase, translated as MKKHNFYAGPSILSEYTIKNTAEAIKDFAGTGLSILEVSHRSKEFTAVMDEAQALVKELLEVPEGYSVLFLGGGASMQFCMVPFNLLKKKAAYTDTGTWAANAIKEAKLFGEVDVVASSKDKNYTYIPKNFTVPEDADYFHFTSNNTIFGTEVRFDPDVNVPLVADMSSDIFSRPVDVSKYDVIYAGAQKNLAPAGVTIVIVKDSALGNVDRAIPTMLDYRTHIKKGSMFNTPPVLPIYSALQTLKYYKELGGVKEMERRDLAKAELLYSAIDSSKMFVGTVEPEDRSIMNVCFVMKPEYVELEKEFIDFASTKGIVGIKGHRSVGGFRASLYNALPIESVKVLVEAMNEFEKKH; from the coding sequence ATGAAGAAGCATAACTTTTATGCCGGACCGTCGATTCTTAGTGAATACACAATAAAGAACACGGCCGAGGCAATCAAGGACTTCGCCGGAACCGGTCTGTCCATTCTTGAGGTATCACACCGCAGCAAGGAGTTTACAGCCGTTATGGATGAAGCACAGGCCCTTGTAAAGGAACTTCTCGAAGTCCCCGAAGGATATTCCGTGCTTTTCCTCGGCGGAGGTGCGTCAATGCAGTTCTGCATGGTGCCTTTCAACCTGCTCAAGAAGAAAGCCGCCTATACCGATACCGGCACATGGGCCGCAAATGCTATAAAGGAAGCCAAACTATTCGGTGAGGTCGATGTAGTGGCCTCTTCAAAAGACAAGAACTATACTTATATCCCCAAGAACTTCACAGTACCCGAGGATGCCGACTATTTCCACTTCACCAGCAACAATACAATATTCGGTACCGAAGTGCGCTTCGACCCGGATGTAAACGTACCTCTGGTGGCCGATATGTCGAGCGACATCTTCTCCCGTCCTGTCGATGTAAGCAAATATGACGTCATTTATGCCGGTGCGCAGAAGAATCTCGCCCCTGCCGGTGTGACAATCGTCATCGTAAAGGACTCCGCCCTTGGCAATGTGGACCGCGCTATCCCCACCATGCTCGACTACCGCACCCACATCAAAAAGGGCTCGATGTTCAACACTCCCCCCGTGCTCCCCATCTATTCAGCTCTCCAGACCCTCAAGTACTACAAGGAACTCGGCGGTGTGAAAGAGATGGAACGCCGCGACCTTGCCAAGGCCGAACTGCTCTACAGCGCCATCGACTCCAGCAAGATGTTTGTAGGTACTGTCGAGCCTGAGGATCGTTCGATAATGAATGTATGCTTCGTTATGAAGCCCGAATATGTGGAGCTTGAGAAAGAATTCATCGACTTCGCCTCTACAAAGGGCATAGTGGGCATCAAGGGCCACCGTTCGGTAGGCGGATTCCGTGCATCGCTCTACAATGCACTCCCCATCGAGAGCGTAAAAGTGCTCGTCGAGGCAATGAACGAGTTTGAAAAGAAACACTGA
- a CDS encoding NAD(P)-dependent oxidoreductase encodes MKVLVATEKPFAAVAVDGIRRVIEEAGYELDLLEKYTDRADLLAAVANADGLIIRSDKVDAEVLDAAKNLKIVVRAGAGYDNVDLAAATAHNVVVENTPGQNSNAVAELVFGMAVMAARNYYNGTSGTELKGKRLGIQAYGQVGRNVARVAKGFGMEVSAFDPYCPDGAMEAEGVTPLHDTDTLYSGNEVVSIHIPATPETKGSIGYDLITKMPKGGILINTARKEVIDEAGLEKALEARTDIKYMADIKPDNADVLKEKFGDRVFFTPKKMGAQTAEANINAGIAAANQTVAYLRDGINRFQVNK; translated from the coding sequence ATGAAAGTATTGGTAGCAACCGAAAAACCGTTTGCGGCAGTAGCCGTCGACGGTATACGCCGGGTAATCGAAGAAGCCGGCTACGAACTCGATCTTCTTGAAAAATATACCGACCGTGCCGACCTCCTCGCTGCAGTAGCCAACGCCGATGGTCTGATTATACGTTCAGACAAAGTGGATGCAGAAGTGCTCGACGCAGCTAAGAACCTCAAGATAGTAGTGCGCGCCGGTGCCGGCTACGACAACGTAGACCTCGCTGCAGCCACTGCCCACAATGTAGTAGTAGAGAATACACCCGGCCAGAACTCCAACGCAGTGGCCGAGCTCGTATTCGGCATGGCTGTGATGGCTGCGCGCAACTACTACAACGGTACTTCAGGCACAGAACTCAAAGGCAAGCGCCTCGGCATTCAGGCCTATGGCCAGGTAGGCCGCAACGTAGCCCGCGTGGCCAAGGGATTCGGCATGGAAGTAAGCGCATTCGATCCCTATTGCCCCGATGGCGCCATGGAGGCCGAGGGTGTTACTCCCCTGCATGACACCGACACACTGTACTCAGGTAATGAAGTAGTGTCGATTCACATTCCGGCCACTCCCGAGACAAAAGGCAGCATAGGCTACGACCTTATTACCAAAATGCCCAAAGGCGGAATTCTTATCAATACCGCCCGCAAGGAGGTAATCGACGAAGCCGGTCTCGAAAAAGCACTTGAAGCCCGTACGGATATCAAGTACATGGCTGATATCAAGCCCGATAATGCCGATGTGCTCAAAGAGAAATTTGGCGACCGCGTGTTCTTTACCCCCAAGAAAATGGGTGCACAGACCGCCGAGGCCAACATCAACGCCGGTATCGCCGCCGCCAACCAGACCGTGGCCTACCTCCGCGACGGCATCAACCGTTTCCAGGTC